Proteins from one Mycobacterium sp. EPa45 genomic window:
- a CDS encoding ferredoxin, giving the protein MYQNKEVRPMRVIKADVEACRGYANCVVAAADIFDIGDDGTVVILDDSVIERDEKRVVTAIRSCPVSALHLEMP; this is encoded by the coding sequence TTGTACCAAAACAAGGAGGTGCGCCCGATGCGGGTCATTAAAGCTGACGTGGAGGCCTGCAGGGGCTACGCGAACTGTGTCGTCGCAGCGGCCGACATCTTCGATATCGGCGATGACGGTACCGTTGTCATTCTTGATGACTCGGTGATCGAGCGAGATGAGAAGCGGGTTGTCACCGCGATTCGCAGTTGCCCGGTTTCGGCGCTGCACCTCGAAATGCCGTGA